TGAATTATAAGACTGAAGGAGTGACGTGATGACGTGACGGTTTATGGCTATCAATTTATCTTTAAACTCAGTCAAGTACTTTTGTTGGTGAATTGACATACAGCCATTAAATATAAAGTAAACTTTGATGCCGCTGTGTGTCTTGATCGTGATTTATCCTCTCATTTCAGAGACGCCCCTTAAAGCATGTCTGACATTTAAAAGCTGTTTGGACAGATGAGTCCAACAATGACTCTaagatgaattaaaaaaaaaaaaggttagagCTTTGGGATGCAAAGTATAGCCAAGTAATTTCAGAGGCATATGATTTTATTACATTATGCATTCAAACAAGGAAAAACACATACATCAATTAATAATTATACTTTGAGGTTAACCCGATCGTGGTACTTAAAGTATGGATCGTTGAGATACCAGTTCCTTCTTTTCCAGAAGGAAGTTGTCATTTTATCCAAAAGCTTGCACTGTGTTTTGTTACAAAATATAAATTCCCTCAGGCGTTTCTTTCTGGCAGGCAGTTTCTTCCATAATTTCTTCTTGTATCCAGCCTGATTGGGGATAACAATAAAAGAAATAACAGTCAAATCCTTCAGCCCTTACCACCAGAATGCATAAATGACTTTGCAATGTAGCTTCTATTAACATTAcatttattgttatttatttttaaaggCATCACCTAACATAAATTGTGACATGCCAGTTCTCGCAAACATTTCAAGACTTCTGTCTCTACCTGACGTCTGACCCAGAGGCCGCAGTGCAGCCTCAGGAACCTTTCTGTCACAGATTTGACTGACTTCCTCTTCCCTTTCTTTACACTGAAGTATGTCAGGTTTCTGCAAGGCTGATGAACCAAGCTAGGAAGGTATGGTAACACACTGCAACAAAACAAATGGGATAAATGTATATAGAGTGCATAAATATGGCATCGATACGCTCAACACTTTATTTCAGCAACTGTTTAGGTAGTCAAGTAaagtaaactttatttgtatagcccattatcgcaaattacacatttgcctcagtgggctttacagcaatacaatatcctgttcttagacccaagcactggataaggaacaacgctgccccccccccagaaaaacaaaaacaaaacaattttaacagggagaaaaaaataggaagaaacctctgggagagcaacagaggaggaatctgtctcccaagatggacaacgtgcaatggatgttgtgcatACACAATTTACCAAATACAACActaaaagaggacaacagaattataatggaattataaatatatgaatatgatgaggaggatgccaagcagtgtccagatgccactggaacagcccaggacctgagccatgcgaccgcCATCA
The DNA window shown above is from Lampris incognitus isolate fLamInc1 chromosome 16, fLamInc1.hap2, whole genome shotgun sequence and carries:
- the mrpl35 gene encoding 39S ribosomal protein L35, mitochondrial isoform X2 — its product is MAAALGRKVSGLLRPLLLFTRAPKVCQFSTIGQPQMIRKIASAPVWSTKLCQPPQQSILQRVLPYLPSLVHQPCRNLTYFSVKKGKRKSVKSVTERFLRLHCGLWVRRQAGYKKKLWKKLPARKKRLREFIFCNKTQCKLLDKMTTSFWKRRNWYLNDPYFKYHDRVNLKV
- the mrpl35 gene encoding 39S ribosomal protein L35, mitochondrial isoform X1, with the translated sequence MAAALGRKVSGAYGLLRPLLLFTRAPKVCQFSTIGQPQMIRKIASAPVWSTKLCQPPQQSILQRVLPYLPSLVHQPCRNLTYFSVKKGKRKSVKSVTERFLRLHCGLWVRRQAGYKKKLWKKLPARKKRLREFIFCNKTQCKLLDKMTTSFWKRRNWYLNDPYFKYHDRVNLKV